In Candidatus Buchananbacteria bacterium, the DNA window CTTGACCAGGTTTCGGAAAAAGTTTTTGCTAATTACCAAACGCGCCGAGCTGTCCGCGCCATCGTTTTTGACGAGCAGGGAAATTTAGCATTATTAGACGTAACGAAACTGCACTATCACAAACTGCCTGGCGGTGGCGTTGAAAAAGATGAAACTGATCTGGAGGCTTTGGCCCGAGAATGCCGGGAAGAAATTGGCTGTGATATTAAGGTGATTTCGGACGTCGGCCGCATTGTTGAAATCCGTAAAAAGTTTAAATTAAAGCAGGAATCAATCTGCTATTTGGCTAAGGTGGATGGACCAAAGCGCCAGCCCGCATTTACCGCTAAGGAACGCCGTGACGGTTTTGCCGTTTTGTGGTGCAGTCCGACCTCGGCGTTAAGCATATTGGCGGCCGACCGAATAATGGATTACCACGGACAAAACGTTAATAAGCGGGATTCACTGTTTCTTAAAACGGCATTAGACTTGACTAAACCATAATTTTAGATTATTATAGAACAGCGCTACAGTAAGAGTATGCAGATAATAAATAAAGTTTTATTTAACCACGCAATCATCTTAGAACTAACTGGCTTGTCCGAGCCAGGATTCTTAGTTTAGTAGTTAAAT includes these proteins:
- a CDS encoding NUDIX domain-containing protein; translated protein: MKLLATLNLDQVSEKVFANYQTRRAVRAIVFDEQGNLALLDVTKLHYHKLPGGGVEKDETDLEALARECREEIGCDIKVISDVGRIVEIRKKFKLKQESICYLAKVDGPKRQPAFTAKERRDGFAVLWCSPTSALSILAADRIMDYHGQNVNKRDSLFLKTALDLTKP